In Lycium ferocissimum isolate CSIRO_LF1 chromosome 3, AGI_CSIRO_Lferr_CH_V1, whole genome shotgun sequence, the genomic window ATCTTGCTAATGACCCCTACCTCCAagagaaaagaataaaaggtATATGTGGGTTTCAGGTAGTGTTTGGATGATTATTAGTTCAGATCGGATTGAGCAAATTTCTGATTTTATTGTATATTGATTCATACCATGTTACTTTCACAAGCCTCATTTAAGATAGTTCCCTTTTGCTTCGGATGAACTTGACTATTGGATTAAAGAGGACCACTATGTAGCTTTAGTGTGTGCTTACTGGTTTCATGCTTCGTCAAGTTGCAAGTAGATTTGTCTTTTAAGTGAAGCCTGTATATCTTATGGAAATATGAGGAGTGATTTCTTAGTCTATCTTGGTGAAGCAGATAAGCCCTTTATGTTTTGATCTGCCATTGATTTTGTGTAGCTATCAAGTGTGGTCTCCCTCCATTGGTTGGCCAAATGTTAaagtttctccttctttttgcAACTTCAAAACTTAAATTATACCAACTTTAATGCAGGAAGACACGTGGAATGGGAGCTGGTCGTAAACTGAAGTCCCACCGTAGGAGGCAGCGGTGGGCTGATAAGTCTTACAAGAAGTCTCATCTTGGTAATGAATGGAAAAAGCCATTTGCAGGATCATCTCATGCCAAGGGGATTGTTCTTGAGAAAATGTAGGCAAATTTTGCTTTCCATTTATTATCCATTTATTTGGCTGCTTGCTTTAACAGGCCTAATTTTAACTGATTAATGAACTGCAGCGGTATTGAAGCTAAGCAGCCTAACTCTGCCATTAGAAAGTGTGCTCGAGTTCAGTTGATAAAGAATGGGAAGAAGATTGCAGCTTTTGTACCCAATGATGGTTGTTTGAACTACATTGAAGAGAATGTAAGTGTTtctgtcatcatatcatatgtggCCATCGTTTCaaatttgtcctttttttttttttttttaattttttttttttaatttccttaattgtATTCTTTAAGGGGTTTTTCGATTTTTAACCCATGGGCCAAGATTAATTACGGTGCTTAGCcgaaatatacaaaacctataaactgattatgtatataatttgtatatttatatttactGGATGTATATTTATGCTTATAGCATAGAACCTATACATTTGTTGGCTATTTTGTAAATGACCGAAAGACATTGAACTGTAATTATCTCATTCTTTAACGTCGAATACCATCTCATCTGATTGTTTGTAGGACGAGGTGCTAATCGCTGGATTTGGTCGTAAAGGACATGCTGTGGGAGATATTCCTGGTGTTAGGTTCAAGGTCGTGAAGGTGTCTGGTGTGTCACTTTTGGCTCTCTTCaaagagaagaaggagaagCCCAGATCTTAAGTACTTCCAGGTCATATGCAAGTGTCTTCTGGATGATTTTTTGTTAGGATCAAAATGTTCGTTTCTTTTCCTTGTTCTTTTACTCTTCCTTGATCTTCTACTAGTATAGTTTGTCATGTTGTTCTATGAAAATACCAGGCCATGTGTTTCACCCTTTGACAATGAATGATATTGCGATGGAAGTTTAAGCGCGCAATTGGTTTTCCTTCccttttgaaaatttgtgtaaTTGCAACATAAAATGCTCCCGTTGCTTGTTGATTCAGAGCGGACACAGCACCATATGTATCTTACTTCTTATGTTATGCAGACCCGAGATTAACCCTTGAACTTTGAAGGTAAGTTATTGTAAATGTGCCGTTGGATCTGATAAAAAGTACAGCAAATATATAGGTTCTTTTTGGTTTGTGGAGTTTGCTAGCTAAATAACCGGCTATCACTAGTTTAGAAAGTTGTTTGATAATATGGTTATTCTTTAGATTTGTCTAAAAGGGATTCGAGTAGGCATAGAATATCAGTATGGTTAATTTTAGTTGGAATACCAATGCTTCTGCTAGGATAAGTGGGGATCAACGTTTAGTAAATAACAATATTATTTAACTTTCTTGGTTCTGTATATGAAATACGCACTGAGTTCTCCTGGATGACTGGATACAATTTCATTTCAAACGCATAATATCATTATCACAACCCACACCGTAAAATTATGAACAAGTTTTCTTCTTTACCTATTTTAAGCAAAAATCTAAAAAGAGATGAGAATGAAGAAGATATTTCTTTTGGTGGAggaatattatattattaaaaagcGCTATTAAACAATATTGTCTCAATGTCGAAATGATTGGCTTGTTCATTTTGTGTGAATGTATTATAAATTGAAGATATTTCAGTTGGTTGGTGGAAACCACGAGATATtactatataaataaatattaaaacaaTACCGTCTCAATGTCGAAATGATTGGCTTGTTCATTTAAATTTGTGAGAACTTATTAATAGATTGCCGTCAAGCCTTTTTATTTAGACTTAGAATTGAACTTTGCAATTTTAAACCATCAAGTGCATCAAGCACTTATTTTAGAACCTTTGACGAAGCTTATCTAATGACAACCTTCCTCTTGGCTAAAACATTTTATTTAACACAAGAAATAATATTACagttgtattaaaaaaaaacatttaacgGACTTGTTTATCAATAGGCTGCCTCACGTATGATGCCACTGGCAAACCATAGCACCTATAAAATTGCAGTCTTCGTATATCTGTATGCTACGATCACAAACTAACAAATATTAGAATCTTAAATATAACAATCTCACAAGAGCGTCACAAATACAGGAGTAAATACGAAGCCAATATTGTTGtacttaccttttttttttttttgaatattataAATAGTGTTGTAATTACTACTTCCTCCGGTCAAAAATAATTGAGGATTTAGTCTGTAAagttggtccaaaataattgaggttttagtCTATTAAGAaggtattttattcttttttcaaatttacccttgacACATTCTTAATTCAATAAACAAATTTAATGCTTGTTATAGTGTCAAAGCCCCTCTTAATTAAGGATATTTTAGTCAATACAC contains:
- the LOC132050368 gene encoding small ribosomal subunit protein uS12, whose protein sequence is MGKTRGMGAGRKLKSHRRRQRWADKSYKKSHLGNEWKKPFAGSSHAKGIVLEKIGIEAKQPNSAIRKCARVQLIKNGKKIAAFVPNDGCLNYIEENDEVLIAGFGRKGHAVGDIPGVRFKVVKVSGVSLLALFKEKKEKPRS